The genomic interval CCTTATCGGTGCACCATAGTTAACGTCTCCCAATCCACCGTCACCTTCCCCAATTTTCTCCACCATTCCATACCGAGAATCAACTCCACACCTCCTAGCCAGAACCAGTAAAATCGTTGAACAACGTCTACCATCTTTAATGCCGCCTGTTCATAGCACCCACTGATCTTCTTCCTTTGTCCTTCTCTTTTGGACCCATTTTCCACGGCAGCGTCATGTGCGTCGTTCCCTGCTTTGGTATTGCTCTCGGGATCAGCCATGCCCCACTCCTCACGTGCCCTCACAACGCGTTCGACTGCCTTAAACAATTCGTAATCGAAATTCAGCGACAACTTGCCTCCAGCGGTGGCCGTTCTCTTGAAGCAGTCGTAGTCCGAGAGCAACGCATGCCACTTGCGGCGGCACTGCGTGAGGTTGCATTGCACGTCCAAGGCGGCGCAGTTCTGGGCGATGATTTTCCACTGCTGGTAAGGGGAGAGTGCGACGGAGCAGTCGGCTTCCACCGCTGCGATTTCGTTCACCAGAATGAGCGACTCGAGGATGCTCCAATCTGGAGCCTCTGACGAGGTCATCATCGTCGTAAATCTTCATTTCTTTTTGCCCTCCATGGTTCAGGCAGTCCCCCTACCTGGTGCGCCACCCCTTCAACGGTTGTGCCCCTCCGTTCTCCAAATCGCCACACCATTGCCCTCTTCAGTCCTTCCCAAGAATGATTCTTGGCTTTAGCTTTCCAGGCTTGGATCCAATAGGTAGCACTTCCTTCCATGCTACTGTATGCCCGACgcactttttcttcctctatcacCCCTTGGGTCTCAAATCTTGGCGTATTACTACATAATCTTGGCATATTGTTGCCATGTTCATTTTCAATTTGTGGGTCCTCCTCTCGAAGGTATCGTTTCTTCCTTCCATGCTTCCACCCTTTCTTGATCACTTCTTGATCCCTTCTTGATCTGGCAATCCCCTCCCCAGCCGATCAGGCAGGTCAGACCAATTGATAGATTCCTAGATTGAGAATCTAATCACAACGCTCTTCCTCACCCAAGAACACAAGAAGAGCAGAGAGATTAAGGAATGTATTCGTGTCACAATGTCTGTACAGCAGGTAACAGAGGCTTAACCCTCTTCACAGGTCAAACCTGTCAAACAACTAATTCTCCAAAAGTCCCCTTCTAACTATACAGTCAATCTATTTATAGAGTCCTCTCCTTCCTACCCTAATCCCCTTTTCCCTTACCCTTATTCTATATCCTAACACCACTGGTATTTTGTCAATTCTTGCGTTCAACAGTGGCAGTTAGTTGCACTTGGAAAGATGAAACTAGTCCATTCCAATAGAGTACAGCAAATTCTTTTACTTTATGCACTCTCAAAACTGTTTTGAAGGAGAAAAACAGTTTCGATAATAGCATGCTCTTGAATTagttaactttataaaaaaaaa from Vigna radiata var. radiata cultivar VC1973A chromosome 9, Vradiata_ver6, whole genome shotgun sequence carries:
- the LOC111242472 gene encoding uncharacterized protein LOC111242472, which encodes MMTSSEAPDWSILESLILVNEIAAVEADCSVALSPYQQWKIIAQNCAALDVQCNLTQCRRKWHALLSDYDCFKRTATAGGKLSLNFDYELFKAVERVVRAREEWGMADPESNTKAGNDAHDAAVENGSKREGQRKKISGCYEQAALKMVDVVQRFYWFWLGGVELILGMEWWRKLGKVTVDWETLTMVHR